In one Nicotiana sylvestris chromosome 8, ASM39365v2, whole genome shotgun sequence genomic region, the following are encoded:
- the LOC104220799 gene encoding protein neprosin-like produces MLIHQRTILQIFLVLYFLLNYDKVQGETKLSKLEELALEKQLKRLNKPAVKTIKTKWGDTYDCVNFYKQLAFDHPSLKNHNFYPEMKPTLSTIKQIPSASTVDISSKILLENELLENEGCPSGTVPIKRVTKDDLIRQRRMPPPEDFTLESHLEDTTHILEETGGYKRAIVHTPSDPNNKFAGAAMIASIWNPHVEGQQSSACRLKIQKGPDSMQVGWRVDPTLYGNNHTKFFIHFQAGNTHCFNTLCPGFVLVNSNIYLGSEFDHISRRGNETQWEFFFYIDRDLVNGNWWLLIGENQTAIGFWPPGIFTALSNDFATNIEWGGVAYTPPGVPYPPMGTGFFPAIPDPKLDAYCRGLIVFNNKGETINAEKTPIFLDNPILYRVIDEPHGGPENFPHYMFYGGPDDTHM; encoded by the exons ATGTTGATTCATCAAAGAACTATTCTACAAATTTTTCTGGTATTATATTTTCTTCTGAATTATGACAAAGTTCAAGGAGAAACGAAGTTGTCCAAACTTGAGGAATTGGCGTTAGAGAAGCAACTTAAACGTTTGAATAAACCAGCAGTCAAAACAATTAAG ACTAAATGGGGTGACACATACGACTGTGTGAATTTCTACAAACAACTTGCATTTGATCATCCATCATTGAAGAATCACAATTTTTATCCCGAG ATGAAACCTACTTTATCAACGATAAAGCAAATTCCAAGTGCTTCAACTGTTGATATATCTTCGAAGATATTGTTAGAGAATGAATTGTTAGAGAATGAAGGTTGTCCTTCTGGAACCGTTCCTATCAAAAGAGTTACCAAAGATGATCTTATTAGACAAAGACGTATGCCACCGCCAGAAGATTTCACATTGGAATCTCACTTAGAGGAT ACAACCCACATTTTGGAGGAAACTGGAGGATACAAG CGTGCAATTGTTCATACTCCAAGTGATCCAAATAACAAGTTTGCGGGAGCTGCAATGATAGCTAGTATATGGAATCCTCATGTGGAAGGTCAACAAAGTAGTGCGTGTCGATTGAAGATTCAAAAAGGACCAGATAGTATGCAAGTTGGTTGGAGA GTGGATCCAACACTATATGGGAATAATCATACTAAGTTTTTTATACATTTCCAA gCTGGAAATACACATTGCTTCAATACATTATGTCCTGGTTTTGTATTAGTAAACAGTAACATATATCTTGGTTCTGAATTCGACCATATTTCTCGACGAGGGAATGAGACACAATGGGAGTTTTTTTTCTACATTGATCGG GATCTAGTAAACGGAAACTGGTGGCTTTTAATTGGAGAAAATCAGACAGCAATTGGATTTTGGCCTCCAGGGATTTTTACGGCATTATCAAATGACTTTGCTACGAACATTGAGTGGGGTGGAGTGGCATATACTCCGCCAGGTGTACCATATCCTCCAATGGGGACTGGCTTTTTTCCTGCAATTCCAGATCCTAAGCTTGATGCTTATTGTAGGGGACTTATAGTTTTTAATAATAAAGGCGAGACGATAAATGCAGAAAAAACTCCCATATTTCTTGACAATCCAATATTGTATCGGGTCATTGATGAACCACATGGAGGACCCGAAAATTTTCCTCATTATATGTTTTACGGGGGACCAGATGATACACATATGTAG